The sequence below is a genomic window from Flavobacterium lipolyticum.
GTTTGGACAATAACACTGTTTTTACAGGAATAAAATTTACTTTAAAAGAGGCTAATGTTACCACCGAAGGCTCTTCTGTCGCTACTATTTTAGTGGAGAACAATTTAGCCATCGCAGCCGGCGATAAATCAGAGGTCTCACTGTTTGGAAGTCCAAAAATCGAACTTACCCGTTTTAGCGAAGAAGCAAAACTCATCAAAAAACCAAGTCCTGTAAAAGCGAAGGCAACTACGCCATTGCAGGGCTAGATTCTTAGATTCTTAGATTCTTAGATTCTTAGATTCTTAGATTCTTAGATTCTTAGATTCTTAGATTCTTAGATTCTTAGATTCTTAGATTCTTAGATTCTTAGATTCTTAGATTCTTAGATTCTTAGATTCTTAGATTCTTAGATTCTTAGATTCTTAGATTCTTAGATTCTTAGATTCTTAGATTCTTAGATTCTTAGATTCTTAGATTCTTAGATTCTTACTATAAAAAAATCCATTCGCTGCGCGAATGGATTTTTTTATAGGTAACCTCTGCAACTTTGTACCTTTGTACCTTTGCAGCTCTGCAACTTAGAACCTCAGAGCCTTAGCTCCTCAGAACCTCAGCCCCTCAGAACCTTCCCCCTACTCTTTTGCCGCAAGATATCTCTCAGCATCCAAAGCAGCCATACATCCTGTACCTGCAGCAGTAATGGCCTGACGGTATACGTGATCGGCAGCATCTCCGGCTACGAAAACACCTTCTACATTTGTTTTAGAAGTTCCCGGAACATTTACAATATAACCGGTTTCATCCAATGTGATGTAATCTGCAAAAATATCTGTATTGGGTTTGTGACCAATGGCAACGAAAAATCCGGTTGCCGGAATGTCGAAAATTTCACCAGTCGTTTTGTTTTTTGCTTTTATGGCATGTACTACGCTGTCGTCTCCCAAAACTTCAACGGTATCGTGGTTCATTAAAATTTCGATATTTTCAGTTTTACGAACGCGCTCTTCCATAATTTTTGAAGCTCTGAATTTCTCACTTCTTACCAACATGGTTACTTTTTTACAAAGTTTAGAAAGGTAATGTGCCTCTTCACAAGCCGAATCTCCAGCCCCTACAATAACCACTTCCTGATTACGGTAGAAGAATCCATCACAAACAGCACAAGCAGAAACTCCTCCACCCATTTGTAAATAATGCTGCTCTGAAGGCAATCCTAAATATTTAGCCGAAGCTCCTGTAGAAATAATAACAGTCTCACAGTGCAATTCGATCGTATCGTTAATCCAAACTTTATGAATATCTCCCGAAAAATCAACTTTGGTAGCCCATCCATCGCGAATATCAGCACCAAAACGTTTTGCTTGTTCTTGT
It includes:
- the trxB gene encoding thioredoxin-disulfide reductase, with translation MSDTIEKIKCLIIGSGPAGYTAAIYAARANMNPVLYQGMQPGGQLTTTNEVENFPGYVDGVTGPEMMIQLQEQAKRFGADIRDGWATKVDFSGDIHKVWINDTIELHCETVIISTGASAKYLGLPSEQHYLQMGGGVSACAVCDGFFYRNQEVVIVGAGDSACEEAHYLSKLCKKVTMLVRSEKFRASKIMEERVRKTENIEILMNHDTVEVLGDDSVVHAIKAKNKTTGEIFDIPATGFFVAIGHKPNTDIFADYITLDETGYIVNVPGTSKTNVEGVFVAGDAADHVYRQAITAAGTGCMAALDAERYLAAKE